In Aythya fuligula isolate bAytFul2 chromosome 25, bAytFul2.pri, whole genome shotgun sequence, the DNA window TGCCAAATCCACAGGGATGTGCTTGACCCTTCCTGTTACCCCTTCAACCCAGTCAGGACACCCAGAAATCAGCTGGTGTATTGTGTGCCCCTTCTAGGGCTCAGATAATCCAGCTTTCTTCAACCATCCGTGGCAAAAGGTTTAATTGCCAGCAGTCCCCAGCAAAGGGGAACGCTGCCCTGGTGAAGGTTCATGGAGGATTCTCTTCCTGTGCCAGCAACGCCTCCCCTCAGGGAGGTTTTGGCCCAGCATTAGCAGTTGCCCAAAATCCCCAAGCCTGTGGAGGGATGGCAGCTTTTCTCCAGGAGAGCTGATGCTGGAAACTGGCTTTGCCTCCCTGTGCATACAAGCACCTGTAAACCCATCTTCCCACCCAAATTCTGAGAGCTCACCTGCCCAGATTACTCCAGCGCTATTTCTGTGTCCTAACACACATTTTAGGTGATAAATGCCCTCAGAGACAGCACCCTGCAGTTCAGGCTTCCCTGCCCACTGGGTACAGCCCTCCACAGACCACAGCCTGCCTCTAGCTGTCCCCAAAACCACCCATGCCTCCCATGAGGACAGCCCACAGGAGGGCTCGAGCCCAGCACACCTTCCCCTGGCTCCCGCAGCACCGGAGCCACCAGGACCTGACAGAAGGGCTGGGAGTACTTGGAGCAGAAGGACGTGAGGGCAGCCATGAGGTGGCGGGAGGGCGGCTGTGTGAGGGACAGGACCTGTGGAGAGAAAAGATGGGAGGTGGGGACTGCAGGTAAGGAAACGGGGTAGAAAATAGGGCAGAGAATCTCGGAGACCTCTGCCCAGGCACTTACTCGCTTGAGgaagagctgctcagccaggaCGGCTGCGCTGGCGTAGCTGAGGTCGGGTGTGagagccagcagccagctgcagaaccgcaccaggagctgccctgggcaCGTGGAAAGCTGGAGGAAGGCGCACAACCCCTCgagctggggacagcagagggGACAGAGACGTTAGGGACAGCGGCAGGCCCTTTGCAGCTATGAGGACACCGATGCTCACCTGGCTAGCAGAGCAGTGGCTGAGGACACGCAGCTCAGGTGGGATGCTCAGCTCTGAGCGCTGCAAGGAAATGCAACCCCTGGGTAATgcaccaaaccaaacccaaaaTACAGCTCTAGGgcttccctcttccctcccgCCTCCCCACTTCAGCCAGCACTGACCCCACacactgcagagctggcagctgggcTGTCTTTTTAATCAGTCATCTCTGAGAAACCCATCTCCTCTCCCATCCCTCCTGGAGGCCCTCAGAAGAACCCATTTAGCCCATCTGCAGCAAGGAGAAAGGCCAAAAGAACACTTACATTGGActcttgcagcagcagcattttcagcCTCGGTCCATGCATCTGGGGAAAATGCagtaaagggaaagaaatgagaCTGAACATTCACTGGCTGGAAAGGGGGAAACCCTCAGGTAGGGAGTTGCTGGCTCAGTTTGCTTCCTGATTTCTAGGAAAAGCACTTTGGGAGGGTAAGTTCAAAGGTAAGTAATGACACCTCTTATTTGCACAGCAATTTTCAACATCCTGCTGTTTTGAAGCTGGACAACAGAGCTATCTGGCGCCAagcaccagccctgcacagccacCTTTTAAAAGGGAAGGTGAAAATCACAACGCCCTTAGAAAaaacagcacagccccacagctgcagcttgcTGTCAGTCTGCAGAGAGCTTGGGCTCCTTGCCTCGAGCAGTACCCCCAAATGAGAATTATTTGTCTCTAAGGTACCTGTGccatgcacacagcagcagccccttagggaggcagcagcctgaAGGCTCCCAGGGGACTTTTCCTCTGCGGTGAGGCTCAGAGGTGTCCCCAGGAGACACAAGGATGCTCCCAGAACAGCATCCACCTCTCCACTAGGCAGGAgaggtttggggaggggagtGCACAGATCTAGCATGGAGCTGGATTTCCCTCATACCGGGAAAATTCACCTAGGATGAGACCAAGAAACCCCCCAAAATTTGAAAGCCTCCCCAGCACCTGGATAAAGGCCTGGACCTCAGCTGCCACCTCTGTCTGAGAAATCCTGCCGGGCTCCCCAGCTGCATCCTGCTGGGAGCTTTCCGGAGCAGCCCCAGCCGTGCTCTGAGCAGACCTGTCCCCCGCAGTCTCCGCAGGCATCTCTTCCACCCCTGCTTCACCTTCTCCGTCCTGGCTTCCCGGCAGGTCAAAcaccacctcctccagcagcaccctcttccctcctctcccctcatcCGGCTCCAGGCTCTCCTCGGACGCTTTCTTGCGCTTCCCACCTGGGAGCACGGAGTCAGCCGCGTCCCCTGCGGCACCAAGCTGCTCGCTGGGGCaccacttcagttttctttgccCCTCCAGTTTGCTCGGGGCAATTTTTTGGCACAGGCACCTGAGCTGCTGCCGGCAGGCTGCTGTCAGGgcagggggtggaggggagagctcctcaccccgcagcccccgctgcAGCAGGGCCCCCAGTGCCTGCACCCAGGGGTCCAGGTTGGGGTCCCCCCTCGCAGCCCGCAGCAGCTGGAGGACGCAGTCCGCTGGCACCACCGCTGCCAccgcctgcagcagggagaagaggtTTCTCTGGCACAcgacagggagcagcagcagccgtggTTTgctggaaaaggggagaaaatgaagaaggagCGCATCAGAGCAAAGTCCTGCATGGCCCCAAGTCCTTATGTGCCCACCCCACCCATGGAGAGGGGTCTGAAGGGAACAGAACCAACCCCTCTACCAGCTTTTGCAGAcaagctggaaaagcagcagctccctgctacAGCCCATTGCACCAGAGGGGAGAGGACACACAGAAATTGGGCACCCGATGTCCCAaacacccccccacaccccgggTTTTGGGATCGCAGCCGACTCACACAGCCAGGGCCTCCTCCGGCCCCTCCAGCGTGGGCTCCTCCATGCACAGGGCGGCCGTGAAGCCTTGCCAGGGGAATGGTCCCTCCCGGGCCTGGACCCGCTGCAGGACGCGGAGGGCAGCCAGCGGCCCCGAGGGGCCCGAGGCCAGAGCGTGGAGCAGGAGGCGGCAGGGCTGGGCCAGGAGCTTCAGCCAGGGGAGCTCCATCActgccgggggggctccgcAGAGCCTACGGGAAAAATGGGGGGCACCGGACACCCAGAAGGGTGCCGGGAGGGTccgtgcacccccagccccggaGCAAACCCATGGGTGCTCCTCCAGTGGTTGCGGGGCTTTGGGGGGGCTCCCcactgctggggagggggaaaattTGGGGGGTCGTGGGTACAGCGAgcaccccaaagagcagccgGACCCCACACAAAccacccacagcacccacagctccccccGGAGAGGCTAGAGCCTGAAAGGCACCCACTGGGGGGCAAAATAGGGGAATGGGggcacccgcagccccctccccaccccccggAACCCACCCGCGCCCCTTTGGGGCCTTTCCCGCGGAAAAAGCGCGCGCTGTATGCAAATGAACCCCACGTGCGCGCCTTATGCAAATGAGCCCTTAAAGGGAAACCCTCCCCGCTCGCAGCCCCAAGCCCGGGGGTCCCCTCTGTGTCACCCCCCCGGGAAGCAGGTGGCGCAGGCAGCTTTCCACAGCACGTTTTTATTATTGCACGATTTCCAAAAGTTTGGCTAAAAGCAGTGTAAAAAcagtgcccccccccacccccaacctGTGCATTAAAAACCCCACTGCCCCCATCCCAGGGGAAAAGGGtacggggagggggctgcgtgCCCCAAAACCCCTGCGGCTCCATCACCGCCAGCCTCCTGGGGCTCCGGCCAGAGCACGTTCCCCATCCCGCCCTGCCCCTACAGCGCCCTCCATACCCACAGCCACCCCAAAATGAAGCCAGGAGCAGCCGAACCCATGAAAAGCAGCTGGCTGCCCTCCCAGCAGGCAGGTCCCTGGCACCAAGAGCACCCAAGGCTCACTGGGGAGGGGTCCCAAAGGGTCCCGAGGTTTAGTCGGAGTCGCTGGAGTCCCCAAAGAGCATCTCGTAGGCAAAGGTCAAGTACCGGGAGTCCGCCTCCAGCAAGGCCCTGGTGAAGGCCCATCCTAGCAGGAAGGAGTCGTCCTCATCCGAGCTCCCCAAGGGAGAGGGGttgagctcctgcagcacaggacaGAGCGGGAGCCCCAGCCTGAGCCACGTCGGGCATCCACATAGTgccccaggaccccccaggACACATCTCGTGGGGCACCCCAGCCCCCCAGGACGCATCTCCCCACTTACAGCTCTTGTCCTTGACCGCTGCGGACCACGCCGCGGTGGCCGGCCGCCGGGCAGCTCGTGCAGGTAGATGCAGTCCGACCTGAACGGGCAGCGGCCGCGGTTCTGGATGAAGAACTTGCACCTGATTTTCCTGCAGGATTCAAAGCCCAGTTGTAAGCACggctcctggcacagcacagagcccagCGTGCTGCGCACTCACCCCGTCCGCGCCTTGAAGCGCTCGATGAGCTGCTCCTTCTCGCCCGCATCCGAGACCCAGTACTTGTGGGGGATGTAGTAGCTGGAGGCGACCCGGCACTCTGGGCAAGCCCTGGGT includes these proteins:
- the FANCE gene encoding Fanconi anemia group E protein — its product is MELPWLKLLAQPCRLLLHALASGPSGPLAALRVLQRVQAREGPFPWQGFTAALCMEEPTLEGPEEALAVKPRLLLLPVVCQRNLFSLLQAVAAVVPADCVLQLLRAARGDPNLDPWVQALGALLQRGLRGEELSPPPPALTAACRQQLRCLCQKIAPSKLEGQRKLKWCPSEQLGAAGDAADSVLPGGKRKKASEESLEPDEGRGGKRVLLEEVVFDLPGSQDGEGEAGVEEMPAETAGDRSAQSTAGAAPESSQQDAAGEPGRISQTEVAAEVQAFIQMHGPRLKMLLLQESNRSELSIPPELRVLSHCSASQLEGLCAFLQLSTCPGQLLVRFCSWLLALTPDLSYASAAVLAEQLFLKRVLSLTQPPSRHLMAALTSFCSKYSQPFCQVLVAPVLREPGEGAEQTKLLCELVEECLEPDYVRLVLSQVLEVPLSERLLPVVLAVLGRQEALPPELFDLLVLTLCRQAPAFATSLSYAKLVTAVLTMYQSHVTPAHRSRLAAALEGSNAALKKSLQAVLGAPAR